The Polynucleobacter sp. JS-JIR-5-A7 region CTGGCAAGTTGGAGTGCATCGAAGAAACCATCACTACTAGCAGTGGTGCCAGAAAGTTATTACAGATCTGGGTTGAACCGCATGATCTGAAGAAGACCCGTCATGCAATGGATTCATTGATTGCCTCGATTCATTGGGATGAAAAGCGCTTTGGTTTGGAGTTAGATCTTGAGCGTTTCATGATTGTTGCAGTAGGTGACTTCAATATGGGTGCGATGGAGAACAAGGGCTTGAATATCTTCAATACCAAGTTTGTTCTAGCTCAAGCTGAAACTGCAACAGACGCTGACTTTGCCAATATTGAAAGCGTTGTAGCCCATGAGTATTTTCATAACTGGACCGGTAATCGGGTGACCTGCCAAGACTGGTTTCAACTTTCCCTCAAAGAAGGCTTAACTGTCTTTAGAGATCAAGAGTTCTCGGCAGATCAAATGGGTACTGAGTCTGGTAGGGCGGTTAAACGTATCGAAGACGTGAGATTGCTACGTCAATTGCAATTTCCAGAGGATGCGGGTCCGATGGCTCATCCCATTCGCCCAGACGAGTATCAGGAGATTAATAACTTCTATACCGTTACCGTATATGAAAAGGGTTCAGAGGTTGTCCGAATGTATCAGACCTTGCTGGGCAGAGAAGGTTTTCGCAAGGGTATGGATTTGTATTTCAAGCGCCATGATGGACAGGCGGTCACTTGTGATGATTTCTTAGCGGCGATGGCTGATGCTAACGGCAAAGACCTCACTCAGTTCAGAAACTGGTATAGCCAAGCAGGTACGCCACGGGTGAAAGTGGCAGAGCACTATGATGCGGTCAATCATCAGTATCAACTCACTCTGACGCAAAGCTGTGCTCCAAGCCCTGGTCAGAATGAGAAAAAGCCATTTCATATTCCACTAAAGATCCGCTTGATTAATGCTGCCAATGATCAAACAGAGCAATTACTAGAGCTTACTGAACCAACTCAGTCGTGGACCTTTGACAATCTCACTGAGCGTCCCGTTCTATCTATTAATCGTAATTTCTCTGCGCCAATTAACATCGATTTTGAGCAAAGCGAGGTAGATCTCTTAACCTTATTCTCTGGCGATGATGATCCTTTTAATCGCTGGGAGGCGGGTCAAAAACTAGCCATGCAAATGATTTTGAACAAGCGCTTGCCTGATGCTGGTCTGATTGATGCTTACCGCAATCTATTGCTCGATCCCAATTTAGATCCTGCATTTAAAGAGCTTGCTTTGACCCTGCCTGCAGAGTCTTATTTATATGAACAGTGCGCTAGTGTAGATCCCCAAAAAATCTTTACTGCACGTCGTGCATTCCGAAGAGAAATTGCTAAGCAGTTGCAACTAGAGTGGGCTGCACTTTATCAGCAGAACCAAACGCCTGGATCATTTAAGTCTGATGCTCTTGATTCAGGAAAGCGTGCGCTCAAAAATCTCGCTCTCACTATGTTGCTTGAGGCCGATCCAAAGATTTGGGCGCCAATGGCAGCAAATCAATATCAAATTGCTGACAATATGACTGATCGTTATGCCGCATTGGCGACATTAGTCATTCATGGTGCTACGCCTGCCAATGATTGTTTGCATGATTTCTTTAGTCGCTTTGTAAACGATGCTCTGGTAATTGATAAGTGGTTTGCATTGCAATCGAGCCGTCCACCGGTTGATGGACTTGAGCAAACTCTTACTGATGTCAAACGTTTGCGTGAGCACCCAGCATTCAAGCTGAACAATCCAAATCGTGCACGTAGTGTGATTCATGCTTTTTGTGCCAACAATCCAGCAAGCTTTCATCAAGCCGATGGCAGTGGCTACGCTTTTTGGGTTGAAAGTGTCTTAGCTCTAGATCCCATCAATCCACAAGTTGCTGCGCGCCTCGCTAGAGCATTGGATCGCTGGCGCTTGTTTGCAGAGCCTTATCAAGGCAAGATGAAGACTGCCTTAGAGCGGGTGGCTGCATGCCCAACCCTCTCGCCAGATGTGCGCGAGGTCATTGGTAAGGCTTTGGGGGACTGATTTCTTATGACTTCGTTAGTGAAGTTGTTGGTTATAAGAAATACCAAGTTGGATCGCTAGTGACTCAAGGTGTTTATCAAGAGTCCAAATGAGTGCATTTTCTGATAGAAGAGTGGAGGCAAGCAGAGAGATGTCAATTGCACCGCATCCGGATTCATGAAGTTTATGCGTTTCAATAAACTGTAATATTTCTTCGGTAGTGGCTACAGTAGCTTGCTGCAGTTTTTTTAAATAATCTAGAGTTCTAGAGCGTGGCGACGGAGGAGATCCGCATGAAAGCTCAATCAAAATTAGAGGGTGGCATAGAATTCGATCATTTACTAACAAAGACGTAAATGATGGATTCAATTTTCTGAAGTGAGATACCCACACTGAGGTATCCGCTAAAACCATCGTCATGTTTATTGAGCACCATTGGATTTGCGCCGAGGAATGTTTTTCATTTGGGGCGCCTTACCCCCTAACGCAGCAAGTCGTTTAGCGATTTGTACCCGTACAAATACATTCATGGCTTCACGGAAAAGGTCTGCCTTATCCATGCCAGGATCAGCAAGATCTAGCCCGCTTTGATATAGGTCGTCATCAATGGTTACTGTAGTTCTCATGATTATTCTCATCAA contains the following coding sequences:
- the pepN gene encoding aminopeptidase N; this translates as MKTDLSQSFRRLEYLPPVYTFDQVELDIALDPARTIVKSKIEVLPGKSFEPGVPLVLVGQELEFVSLRINGTAHRHFELTPETLSIHSLPNEGKDKFIVEIISVCVPNKNTSLMGLYVSNGNFFTQCEAEGFRKITYFLDRPDVMARYRVTLRAREAECPVLLSNGNLLKEEKLPNGWHSASWEDPFPKPSYLFALVAGKLECIEETITTSSGARKLLQIWVEPHDLKKTRHAMDSLIASIHWDEKRFGLELDLERFMIVAVGDFNMGAMENKGLNIFNTKFVLAQAETATDADFANIESVVAHEYFHNWTGNRVTCQDWFQLSLKEGLTVFRDQEFSADQMGTESGRAVKRIEDVRLLRQLQFPEDAGPMAHPIRPDEYQEINNFYTVTVYEKGSEVVRMYQTLLGREGFRKGMDLYFKRHDGQAVTCDDFLAAMADANGKDLTQFRNWYSQAGTPRVKVAEHYDAVNHQYQLTLTQSCAPSPGQNEKKPFHIPLKIRLINAANDQTEQLLELTEPTQSWTFDNLTERPVLSINRNFSAPINIDFEQSEVDLLTLFSGDDDPFNRWEAGQKLAMQMILNKRLPDAGLIDAYRNLLLDPNLDPAFKELALTLPAESYLYEQCASVDPQKIFTARRAFRREIAKQLQLEWAALYQQNQTPGSFKSDALDSGKRALKNLALTMLLEADPKIWAPMAANQYQIADNMTDRYAALATLVIHGATPANDCLHDFFSRFVNDALVIDKWFALQSSRPPVDGLEQTLTDVKRLREHPAFKLNNPNRARSVIHAFCANNPASFHQADGSGYAFWVESVLALDPINPQVAARLARALDRWRLFAEPYQGKMKTALERVAACPTLSPDVREVIGKALGD
- a CDS encoding type II toxin-antitoxin system VapB family antitoxin, with protein sequence MRTTVTIDDDLYQSGLDLADPGMDKADLFREAMNVFVRVQIAKRLAALGGKAPQMKNIPRRKSNGAQ